In a genomic window of Pseudoalteromonas xiamenensis:
- a CDS encoding bifunctional 2',3'-cyclic-nucleotide 2'-phosphodiesterase/3'-nucleotidase, translating into MNFKHLPLALICTTATLFVGCADSENNDKKVNDGATMNIRLLETTDLHANMLSFNYFSDKSDDKVGLVRTAALIRAARAEVENSVLVDNGDLIQGSPLGDYMAKIHQLGAGEVHPIYKAMNTLDYDVANLGNHEFNFGLPFLQEAINDANFPYISANVYKFDGDANSANDEPLVKPYVILDKTFKDTEGNSHSIKVGFIGFVPPQIMQWDKANLEGKVIAKDIVEMANLYVPKMKEEGADIIVAIPHSGLEAGDTQPMAENASYYLSKVPNIDAIMFGHAHADFPGARYANLEDKGVNIEKGTLNGVAAVMPGFWGNNLGVIDLSLQYKDKHWQVVDSQSQLKPIYRTDENKQTVALVENDAQVEAAVMQEHNATREWVNEPFAKITAPVYSYFALVNDDPSIQIVTDAQAWYTQKIVQGTELEGLPILSAGAPFRAGRGGSEDFTSIPVGDIAYRNVADLYIYPNVLKVLKLTGSEVKEWLEMSAGQFNQINPQLNDMQSLINSDFPSYNFDVLDGITYQIDVTQPARYNAKGEKVSDGQRIVNLRYNNQPIDLNAAFLVATNNYRASGGGNFPNINASKIVVDSPNENRQVVAEFIEFQSTQNAGQGLDPSADMNWSFAPVPNVDITFISANSEKTVGYSEQFPHITPTGQVNADGFAIYRIDLTQP; encoded by the coding sequence ATGAACTTTAAACACCTCCCCTTAGCACTGATTTGCACAACGGCTACCTTATTTGTGGGTTGCGCCGACTCAGAAAATAACGATAAAAAGGTCAACGATGGCGCAACAATGAACATTCGTTTACTTGAAACGACGGATTTACACGCCAACATGCTGAGCTTCAATTACTTTAGCGATAAAAGCGATGACAAAGTTGGTTTGGTGCGTACGGCTGCACTGATTCGCGCTGCTCGCGCTGAAGTAGAAAATTCGGTTTTGGTAGATAATGGTGACCTAATTCAAGGTAGTCCTCTTGGTGATTACATGGCGAAAATACACCAGTTAGGTGCAGGTGAAGTTCACCCTATCTATAAAGCCATGAACACGCTAGATTATGACGTAGCAAACCTTGGTAATCATGAATTCAACTTTGGCTTGCCATTTCTACAAGAAGCCATCAATGACGCGAACTTCCCGTACATTTCTGCGAACGTGTATAAATTCGATGGTGATGCCAATAGCGCAAACGATGAGCCACTCGTAAAACCCTATGTGATTTTAGATAAGACATTTAAAGACACCGAAGGAAACTCTCATTCGATAAAAGTCGGTTTTATTGGTTTTGTACCACCACAAATCATGCAATGGGATAAAGCCAATTTGGAAGGAAAAGTTATTGCTAAAGATATTGTTGAAATGGCGAATCTTTACGTACCAAAAATGAAAGAGGAAGGTGCTGACATAATCGTCGCAATTCCACACTCAGGCCTTGAAGCGGGTGACACACAACCAATGGCGGAAAACGCGAGTTATTATCTATCAAAGGTGCCAAACATCGATGCGATTATGTTTGGTCATGCGCACGCTGACTTTCCGGGGGCTCGTTATGCGAACCTTGAAGACAAAGGTGTGAATATTGAAAAAGGGACGTTAAACGGCGTTGCTGCTGTTATGCCTGGGTTTTGGGGCAACAACTTAGGCGTTATTGATCTATCGCTGCAATACAAAGACAAACACTGGCAAGTGGTTGACTCTCAATCACAATTAAAACCAATTTATCGAACTGACGAAAATAAACAAACGGTAGCATTAGTTGAAAACGATGCACAAGTGGAAGCTGCCGTGATGCAAGAACATAACGCGACACGTGAGTGGGTTAATGAACCTTTCGCAAAAATTACCGCCCCCGTTTATAGCTATTTTGCTCTGGTTAATGATGATCCTTCTATTCAAATCGTCACCGATGCGCAAGCATGGTATACCCAGAAAATCGTTCAAGGAACCGAGCTTGAAGGACTGCCAATTCTCTCTGCAGGAGCCCCTTTCAGAGCGGGTCGCGGTGGTTCTGAGGACTTTACGTCTATCCCAGTTGGCGACATCGCGTATCGCAACGTTGCCGACTTGTATATCTACCCTAACGTCTTAAAAGTGCTGAAACTCACTGGCAGTGAAGTCAAAGAATGGTTAGAAATGTCGGCAGGTCAATTCAACCAGATCAACCCACAATTGAACGACATGCAGTCTTTGATCAATTCAGATTTCCCATCCTATAACTTTGATGTGTTGGACGGTATCACTTATCAAATCGACGTGACACAACCTGCACGCTATAACGCAAAAGGCGAGAAAGTGTCTGATGGACAGCGTATCGTTAACCTGCGTTATAACAATCAGCCGATTGATCTCAATGCCGCTTTTTTAGTCGCCACAAACAACTATCGTGCTTCGGGTGGTGGTAACTTCCCGAACATCAACGCGAGCAAGATTGTGGTGGATTCACCTAACGAAAACCGTCAGGTTGTAGCCGAGTTTATTGAATTCCAAAGCACTCAAAATGCGGGCCAAGGTTTAGATCCATCTGCAGACATGAACTGGTCATTTGCGCCAGTGCCAAATGTCGACATCACGTTTATTAGTGCTAATAGCGAGAAAACGGTGGGCTACAGCGAGCAGTTCCCACACATTACACCAACTGGACAAGTTAATGCGGATGGGTTCGCGATTTATCGCATCGACCTAACGCAACCTTAA
- a CDS encoding GFA family protein yields MEYPITGACQCGQVTYELHKAPLKVLACHCTECQKLSTSPFSVTAIVDASTIQFSGQLKEWGRLAESGNKNHAMFCPNCGNRIYHFNPDEPSTVKLKLKPINLEDDAVFKPQAHVWVSEKVAWFDIPDDVMVFDKQP; encoded by the coding sequence ATGGAATATCCGATTACAGGTGCTTGTCAATGTGGGCAAGTTACTTATGAACTGCATAAAGCCCCTCTAAAAGTACTTGCTTGTCACTGTACTGAATGTCAAAAACTCTCGACTAGTCCGTTTAGCGTTACGGCAATTGTTGATGCATCAACGATTCAATTTAGCGGTCAGTTGAAAGAGTGGGGACGCTTAGCGGAAAGTGGCAACAAAAACCACGCTATGTTTTGCCCAAATTGTGGTAACCGAATATATCATTTCAATCCAGATGAACCGTCCACGGTGAAGCTAAAACTAAAACCCATCAACTTAGAAGATGACGCGGTATTCAAGCCCCAGGCACACGTATGGGTCAGCGAGAAGGTAGCGTGGTTTGACATTCCCGATGATGTGATGGTGTTTGATAAACAACCCTAA
- a CDS encoding phage integrase N-terminal SAM-like domain-containing protein, whose translation MKTRSPFLNSIADYMLSRHYSLRTVETYLKWISSYIHFHGKRHPASMGDNEVTTYLDHIVLKGNVSPRTQATALNALVFLYKHIIKNELSLNLDFVRSKYLNN comes from the coding sequence ATGAAAACACGTTCGCCGTTTTTGAACTCTATTGCTGATTACATGTTAAGTCGGCATTATTCGCTTAGAACCGTTGAAACCTATTTAAAATGGATAAGTTCTTATATTCATTTTCATGGTAAACGTCACCCGGCCTCAATGGGAGATAACGAGGTGACAACTTATTTGGATCATATAGTACTCAAAGGTAATGTATCACCTCGGACTCAAGCAACTGCATTGAATGCATTAGTCTTTCTATACAAACACATCATCAAGAATGAACTTTCGTTAAATTTGGATTTTGTTCGGTCTAAATATTTGAATAACTAG
- a CDS encoding GNAT family N-acetyltransferase: MNINVEEKVPSPAEFCAMRIKAGLSAKSIEAASIGLPNSLYGISIRDGENLIAMGRVVGDGACNFEVVDIAVDPEYQGTGLGKKVMEYIDNYLASAVMEGSYVSMIADESAFYEKLGYKLVAPASQGMTKKFKPNL; the protein is encoded by the coding sequence ATGAATATAAACGTTGAAGAAAAAGTACCAAGCCCAGCAGAATTCTGTGCCATGAGGATTAAAGCTGGACTATCTGCCAAATCGATAGAAGCTGCGTCTATTGGCTTACCTAATTCTTTGTATGGAATTTCGATACGTGATGGCGAAAATTTAATTGCTATGGGCCGAGTTGTTGGTGATGGAGCGTGCAATTTTGAAGTGGTGGATATCGCAGTTGATCCAGAGTATCAAGGCACAGGACTTGGCAAAAAAGTGATGGAATATATCGACAACTATTTGGCAAGTGCCGTGATGGAAGGCTCTTATGTTTCAATGATCGCCGACGAATCGGCGTTCTATGAAAAGTTGGGCTACAAACTTGTCGCACCGGCAAGCCAAGGCATGACAAAGAAGTTTAAACCCAATTTATAA
- a CDS encoding SPOR domain-containing protein, which translates to MMENYNVLKQKSQLSILVVSLLVISGCGTTPQVPTSQTVSRAEFDELKQSHQQLEARIEDLLAVEQELKSVVLALDSMLPEAQQTVGEGEMKKDNSGLSATSSTLTTNPTEPPQVIPMSPVETVLEESKTSPHALQLALYYSQAHAEQFMQKLQQIKSTYLTAQRMRVIESSRNGTQEFRVIVQGFADKQGAVDACSTLMDNKISCFYKRLN; encoded by the coding sequence ATGATGGAGAACTATAACGTGTTGAAACAAAAGAGCCAGCTCAGTATTCTTGTGGTCAGTTTACTCGTGATAAGCGGGTGTGGAACCACACCACAAGTACCGACCTCACAAACCGTTTCACGCGCTGAATTCGATGAATTAAAGCAATCCCATCAGCAGCTCGAAGCGCGCATTGAGGACTTACTTGCGGTTGAACAGGAGTTGAAATCGGTTGTTCTAGCGTTAGATTCAATGCTGCCAGAAGCACAGCAAACGGTTGGTGAAGGGGAGATGAAAAAAGACAATTCGGGGTTGTCTGCAACATCTTCAACGTTGACAACAAATCCGACAGAGCCACCACAAGTAATCCCAATGTCGCCTGTTGAAACGGTTTTAGAGGAATCGAAAACTAGTCCACACGCGTTGCAGCTCGCCCTATACTATTCGCAGGCACACGCTGAGCAGTTTATGCAAAAACTCCAACAGATTAAATCGACGTACTTAACGGCACAAAGAATGCGAGTGATTGAAAGTAGTCGAAATGGTACGCAAGAATTTCGCGTAATTGTGCAAGGTTTTGCAGACAAGCAAGGTGCAGTCGACGCCTGCTCTACGTTGATGGACAATAAAATAAGTTGTTTTTACAAACGGTTAAACTAA
- a CDS encoding S1 family peptidase, with translation MHKNSYLIRLSALLIANLVLTSNALAIVIRHDKPADSYLAVKEDFPPLATFYNIGVHGTLIDPEWVLTAAHTVFCLNSGQYIQVGDEMVEVAARYSYPSYELGEEHDLALIRLKKPVLSVQPAKLFRSQDERDKEIWFIGSGGTGTGLTGETISYKDNGGVLRKAQNKIVAVTKSDLRFVFESGQEGLELEGVSGNGDSGGPAYIKENDGYYILGVSSRVDSWFKDVGEYGVKELYTRISTHVDWIDKVMAAEELERAKLSSSDGFLQSGMTPENLPKICASISLKPVQKTNLTSLM, from the coding sequence ATGCACAAAAACTCATATCTGATAAGATTAAGCGCGTTGTTAATAGCCAATTTGGTATTAACGTCCAACGCTCTAGCAATTGTAATTCGTCATGACAAGCCAGCTGACAGCTATCTCGCCGTTAAAGAAGATTTTCCACCGCTTGCTACATTTTATAATATCGGTGTGCACGGAACATTAATTGATCCAGAATGGGTTCTGACCGCAGCTCACACCGTTTTTTGTTTGAATAGTGGACAGTACATTCAAGTTGGCGATGAAATGGTCGAAGTGGCGGCAAGGTACAGCTACCCGTCTTACGAGCTTGGTGAAGAACACGATCTAGCACTCATCAGGCTAAAGAAACCTGTACTTAGTGTACAACCAGCAAAACTGTTTCGCAGTCAGGATGAACGTGATAAAGAAATATGGTTTATTGGTAGTGGCGGCACTGGTACGGGGTTAACGGGTGAAACGATAAGCTATAAAGACAATGGCGGCGTATTACGTAAGGCGCAAAATAAGATTGTAGCAGTAACAAAGTCAGACCTTCGATTTGTCTTTGAATCAGGTCAAGAAGGGCTTGAACTTGAGGGTGTCTCTGGAAACGGTGACAGCGGTGGTCCTGCCTATATAAAAGAAAACGATGGGTATTATATACTCGGTGTTAGTTCTAGAGTGGATTCATGGTTTAAAGACGTTGGTGAATATGGAGTGAAAGAGCTTTACACAAGGATTTCCACTCACGTTGATTGGATAGATAAAGTGATGGCTGCAGAGGAATTAGAAAGAGCCAAATTGAGTTCATCAGATGGATTTCTACAATCAGGAATGACACCTGAGAATTTACCCAAAATATGCGCATCAATTAGTCTCAAACCCGTTCAAAAGACAAATTTAACTTCGCTCATGTAA
- a CDS encoding VOC family protein — translation MTSTVPEINPAIVLNYDHVGIRVSDRKIAMSFYEKLGFKETHRFAFGEANEMVTPAGVRINLIFNAAKQPQQHNVLLDAPIKLPGVTHPAFVVSDLALLQTWLEHQGIHITEGPKQLGPRRITLFIRDPDGNVLEFNQLIEQENNDETI, via the coding sequence ATGACATCCACAGTCCCAGAAATAAATCCAGCGATTGTATTGAACTATGACCATGTAGGGATCCGTGTTTCAGACCGCAAAATTGCCATGTCGTTTTACGAAAAGCTGGGGTTTAAAGAAACGCATCGTTTTGCCTTCGGTGAAGCCAACGAAATGGTCACACCTGCAGGCGTGCGAATCAATCTGATATTTAATGCTGCAAAGCAACCTCAACAACACAATGTGCTGCTGGATGCACCAATTAAGTTACCGGGAGTAACACACCCAGCCTTCGTGGTATCTGACTTAGCCTTATTGCAAACGTGGTTAGAACATCAAGGGATCCACATAACCGAAGGTCCAAAACAACTCGGTCCTCGTCGTATCACGCTGTTTATTCGTGACCCAGATGGCAATGTCCTCGAGTTTAATCAACTAATTGAACAGGAAAACAATGATGAAACTATATGA
- a CDS encoding glutathione S-transferase family protein, which yields MKLYDLTLSGNCYKVRLFAALAQLDLTIVPVDFMASEHKTPQMIALNPFAEIPILEDDQVVLRDAQAILVYLGNRYGGEAWWPGEAHLQGEVMQWLSVAANEIQHGPNVARLIVKFNSPADANLAKSRSQHILGLLNSHLTSHDWLAAGRPTIADCAVFPYVALAEEGDLSLIDYPNVIAWIDRVKKLPGYIDMPGLYGQRM from the coding sequence ATGAAACTATATGATCTCACCCTCTCAGGAAATTGCTACAAAGTTAGACTTTTTGCAGCACTCGCACAATTAGACTTAACTATCGTACCCGTTGATTTCATGGCCTCAGAACACAAAACACCGCAGATGATTGCATTGAATCCCTTTGCCGAAATTCCGATCCTCGAAGATGACCAAGTTGTGCTTCGAGATGCCCAAGCAATTTTAGTCTACTTGGGTAATCGATATGGAGGTGAAGCATGGTGGCCAGGAGAGGCACATTTACAAGGTGAAGTCATGCAATGGCTGTCTGTTGCGGCAAATGAAATCCAACATGGGCCAAACGTAGCACGGTTAATTGTAAAGTTTAATTCACCAGCAGACGCGAACCTAGCTAAATCAAGAAGCCAACACATATTAGGACTTCTCAATAGCCACCTTACGTCACATGACTGGCTCGCTGCTGGCAGGCCTACCATTGCTGATTGTGCCGTATTCCCATACGTAGCATTGGCTGAAGAAGGTGATCTGAGTTTAATTGATTATCCAAATGTGATTGCATGGATTGACCGAGTGAAAAAACTACCTGGATATATTGATATGCCGGGGCTTTATGGACAACGTATGTAG
- a CDS encoding tetratricopeptide repeat protein encodes MLSGMLENIRLTTLLLSRARGVKTAAYSVLFFASTLSFATQQANPDDIRYQISRAEYFLYKAPKTAIEHIDAIAHFNGAEPELEFQANLLKAQAYLLLFKQDEAAVYLDKVFAMDKSPAFTMRLFSVLYTASTWLRRNNHHETTTKGYTCALKHASNNSQKLKALNGLANTARESSNLGVANSLYLEAKELAERLEDANALASISNNLGVVESDRGNRSNAQSFFKDAYTLFQLVPNKSGELNSGLNLLVTTLVNKDEATYARIHANVKALVNEYQSASRVAYLNWVEYGHAGLQGKKFTDSEKAFLAEEFSHLDDLGLQRMIKKYLADDLGVEVTLSEVIPEMPKVDHEWVATLVACNW; translated from the coding sequence ATGTTAAGTGGCATGTTAGAGAATATTCGATTGACAACTCTTTTGCTTTCCCGCGCGAGAGGAGTGAAAACGGCAGCTTATAGTGTGCTGTTTTTCGCCTCAACCTTGTCTTTCGCGACTCAGCAAGCTAATCCCGACGATATTCGTTATCAGATATCTCGAGCGGAATATTTTTTATATAAAGCACCCAAAACGGCGATTGAACATATCGATGCGATAGCACATTTTAATGGAGCTGAGCCAGAACTCGAGTTTCAGGCTAATCTACTCAAAGCCCAAGCTTATTTATTACTGTTTAAGCAAGATGAAGCCGCAGTGTACTTAGACAAAGTCTTTGCTATGGACAAATCGCCAGCTTTTACAATGCGCTTATTCTCCGTACTTTATACAGCATCGACATGGCTTCGACGCAATAACCATCACGAGACAACGACGAAAGGGTATACCTGCGCACTCAAACACGCATCAAACAATTCACAGAAACTTAAAGCGTTGAACGGACTTGCGAATACGGCTCGTGAGAGCAGTAATCTAGGGGTGGCAAACAGCCTATATTTAGAAGCTAAAGAGTTGGCTGAGCGTCTGGAAGATGCAAATGCACTCGCGTCGATCAGCAATAATTTAGGTGTCGTAGAATCGGATAGAGGTAACCGTTCAAATGCCCAGTCGTTTTTTAAAGACGCGTATACGTTGTTTCAACTTGTCCCTAATAAATCAGGCGAATTAAATTCAGGTTTAAACCTACTCGTAACCACACTGGTGAATAAAGATGAAGCAACCTACGCTCGCATCCATGCCAACGTCAAAGCATTGGTCAACGAATATCAAAGCGCCTCACGTGTAGCCTACCTCAATTGGGTTGAATATGGGCATGCGGGCCTTCAGGGTAAAAAATTCACAGACAGCGAAAAAGCCTTTTTGGCGGAAGAATTTAGTCATCTTGATGATTTAGGCTTGCAGCGTATGATTAAAAAATACCTCGCAGATGACTTAGGTGTCGAAGTGACGCTGAGCGAAGTGATCCCTGAAATGCCAAAAGTCGATCACGAATGGGTGGCGACATTGGTGGCCTGTAACTGGTAG
- a CDS encoding LysR family transcriptional regulator: MDKLEAMAMLVAVVDKGSFSAASKSMGVPLATLSRKVGELEKRVGVRLLLRSTRALSLTPEGANYVVTAKRILEQVAEAEQQAVGEHLAPKGDLVITAPLLFGRMHVLPVVTEFLALYPEINIRLNLSDRNLHMLDDHIDMAVRIGALPDSALYASPIGNMRTVTCASTDLLNNYGTPTTPNDLFGFPCITLNTFMPSTHWSFRNPHDDKVTTLNVTSRLDVTNGDAAVNAAVDGIGITQQLLYQVAEKVQAGLLKIILSEYELAPVPIHLLHASKRVMPQKMRCFLDFAAPKIKARVDAIRAMAVDI, encoded by the coding sequence ATGGATAAATTGGAAGCCATGGCGATGCTTGTCGCGGTGGTTGATAAAGGCAGTTTTTCTGCGGCCAGTAAATCGATGGGCGTTCCGTTGGCTACACTCAGTCGTAAAGTTGGCGAACTTGAAAAGCGGGTGGGGGTTCGTTTGTTATTGCGTTCAACCCGTGCCTTAAGCTTAACCCCTGAAGGGGCAAACTATGTAGTTACTGCAAAGCGAATTTTGGAGCAAGTGGCAGAGGCGGAGCAGCAAGCCGTTGGTGAACACCTAGCCCCGAAAGGGGATCTAGTGATTACAGCGCCGCTTCTTTTTGGTCGAATGCACGTATTGCCTGTTGTCACTGAATTTTTAGCGTTGTATCCAGAAATTAATATTCGCCTCAATCTGTCGGATAGAAATCTGCATATGTTAGATGACCACATCGACATGGCCGTTAGAATTGGCGCATTACCTGATAGCGCATTGTATGCAAGTCCAATTGGTAATATGCGGACAGTCACGTGTGCGAGCACTGACCTACTCAATAATTACGGTACGCCAACAACGCCAAACGACTTATTCGGTTTTCCTTGTATTACGCTGAACACGTTTATGCCATCGACCCACTGGTCTTTTCGTAATCCGCATGATGATAAGGTAACGACATTGAATGTGACGTCTCGTTTAGACGTAACGAATGGAGATGCTGCAGTGAACGCGGCTGTTGACGGCATTGGCATTACACAGCAATTGCTTTACCAAGTTGCCGAAAAGGTACAGGCAGGGCTACTCAAGATTATTTTGTCCGAGTATGAACTCGCACCAGTCCCTATTCATCTTTTACATGCATCGAAACGTGTAATGCCGCAGAAGATGCGTTGTTTTTTGGATTTCGCCGCACCTAAAATCAAAGCGAGAGTAGATGCAATCAGGGCAATGGCGGTTGATATTTAA
- a CDS encoding acyl-CoA thioester hydrolase/BAAT C-terminal domain-containing protein, whose product MRKFISVVAIVVSLLSFTTKADIHEYDIQKVEYKNLVANLYLPKSEKKLPVVIAFGGSEGGINTGNSNGEMIAPHGVAVLGLAFFKEEGISPTLDQIPMEYFIDAIDFLEMQPAIDATRIGVVAGSRGSEAAFLMATMDSRIKSVVVTTPSEVPWYGLTLAKSAWTYKGQDIPALSLELDSNAKLLDRFKAALAIKDNVENARFKFEKINGPLLLISAENDQIWPSYQMGKDIEAYLKNKDFKHNVIHHSYKTGHGFSQETAPEIKQSIIDHFLTTL is encoded by the coding sequence ATGCGGAAATTTATATCTGTCGTCGCTATTGTGGTGTCTTTGCTCTCTTTCACGACAAAAGCGGACATCCATGAATACGATATTCAAAAGGTAGAGTACAAAAACTTAGTGGCCAATTTATACCTACCAAAATCCGAGAAAAAACTTCCTGTTGTGATTGCATTTGGTGGTTCAGAAGGTGGGATAAATACAGGTAACTCGAATGGCGAAATGATTGCACCACACGGTGTTGCGGTTCTCGGTCTTGCGTTTTTTAAAGAAGAAGGGATATCGCCAACATTAGATCAAATCCCTATGGAGTACTTTATCGATGCGATTGATTTTTTGGAAATGCAACCTGCAATTGATGCCACAAGAATTGGAGTAGTCGCTGGTTCGCGAGGCTCAGAAGCGGCATTTTTGATGGCAACAATGGATTCGAGAATTAAATCGGTTGTCGTAACGACGCCAAGTGAAGTGCCTTGGTACGGGTTAACGTTAGCAAAATCGGCTTGGACTTATAAGGGCCAAGACATTCCCGCCTTAAGCCTAGAACTAGACTCAAATGCGAAGCTTCTAGATAGATTTAAAGCGGCCTTGGCTATCAAAGACAATGTCGAAAATGCACGTTTCAAATTTGAAAAAATCAATGGACCGCTGCTGCTGATTTCAGCGGAAAATGACCAGATCTGGCCATCCTATCAAATGGGCAAAGACATTGAGGCTTATTTAAAGAATAAAGACTTTAAACACAACGTGATTCATCACTCGTACAAAACGGGCCATGGATTTAGCCAAGAAACTGCCCCTGAAATTAAACAATCTATTATCGACCACTTTTTAACGACACTGTAA